A region of Esox lucius isolate fEsoLuc1 chromosome 3, fEsoLuc1.pri, whole genome shotgun sequence DNA encodes the following proteins:
- the LOC105022877 gene encoding LOW QUALITY PROTEIN: zinc finger protein 578 (The sequence of the model RefSeq protein was modified relative to this genomic sequence to represent the inferred CDS: inserted 1 base in 1 codon), with product MPIIFLFSKAVDGALSRPTEELCEHDGWSSAEQSEEDQKPKKFNKQGHSDAQPWEPAVKDIVMDSDSDSSKDLETPESPGIPEAANVDNSGIEKEERLVEWCTDCEAESVLTCTTQRHRKLYACGVCVSQIEGMVGFDQFYMRFDDLTSFEAHVQREHSAKPHRLLCTECGIHPCKKDHSCEHNIKKFRFSDCGKRCRTELGLKIHTSLQHHAHVYPCKYCFKPFHTRPNKLTHEKSHQKDXPYRCLECSERFDDIIERQHHVQTHGNLNRNICHTCYKACSNNNRLERHMLIHTGQKLHTCQVCQKSFNQKSHLKSHMRLHSGQKPFRCRMCEKRFNHNVSLKNHIRRHHVPSSQDKGDTEMDVEKEGCL from the exons ATGCCtataatctttttattttctaagGCAGTTGATGGGGCATTGTCCCGGCCAACTGAAGAGTTGTGTGAACATGATGGTTGGTCCTCAGCTGAGCAGAGTGAGGAAGACCAGAAGCCCAAGAAGTTCAATAAGCAAGGGCATTCAGATGCCCAGCCATGGGAGCCGGCTGTGAAAGATATTGTAATGGACTCAGATTCTGATTCTTCTAAGGATTTGGAAACTCCAGAATCCCCTGGAATTCCAGAAGCAGCCAATGTTGACAATTCTGGaatagagaaagaagagagactTGTAGAATGGTGTACTGACTGTGAAGCAGAGTCTGTACTCACCTGCACCACTCAGCGACATAGGAAGCTGTAtgcctgtggtgtgtgtgtaagccaGATTGAAGGGATGGTTGGATTTGACCAATTCTACATGCGGTTTGATGACCTCACCAGCTTTGAGGCACATGTTCAACGAGAACACAGTGCAAAACCTCATAGGTTGCTCTGTACAGAGTGTGGCATTCATCCTTGCAAGAAGGACCATTCTTGTGAGCACAATATCAAGAAATTCCGCTTTTCAGACTGTGGTAAGCGCTGTAGAACTGAATTGGGATTGAAGATCCACACAAGCCTCCAACACCATGCCCATGTTTATCCCTGTAAGTACTGTTTCAAGCCCTTCCATACTAGGCCAAATAAACTGACCCATGAAAAGAGCCATCAAAAAG GTCCATACCGGTGTTTAGAATGCTCAGAAAGATTTGATGATATAATTGAAAGACAACATCACGTGCAAACCCATGGCAACCTGAATAGAAACATCTGTCACACTTGTTACAAAGCATGTTCTAACAACAACCGCCTGGAGAGGCACATGCTTATTCACACTGGGCAGAAGCTCCACACGTGTCAGGTTTGTCAAAAGTCCTTCAACCAGAAGAGCCACCTCAAGTCCCACATGCGCCTCCACAGTGGGCAGAAGCCCTTCAGGTGCCGGATGTGTGAGAAACGCTTCAACCACAACGTCAGTCTGAAAAACCACATCCGACGCCATCATGTTCCCAGCTCTCAGGACAAGGGGGACACAGAGATGGATGTGGAGAAAGAGGGATGTCTGTAG
- the lrrc42 gene encoding leucine-rich repeat-containing protein 42 isoform X1 encodes MVDSDSGMVYVRERGQLRRVNDIVLAETKSSARKTIIRSLALKKEHFIFTYNKEGSLRYSAKSLYDISLLFVAYNVHHVDSLIGFPEQVGERVFATAEEKMIFSNPDTASRALRLFSDAYGEVVLRSLCLRHRFPLLTERLEEIKTFHSLKCLDLFGCRLGDSHDVFQHLTSDTLSRSLLQLSLGGNNLSDQGLQRLTAPVRMMKRGLRHLQLLDLSDNPITEKAVGYLTCLPKLKGLDITGTHIKMGPSLKTLLRNMLGLVLSTEPLEAFDHSCCKTEGWAEQVVNQWELSATKLPSVKKIQESRTSAFRFFGRQKFVRDILSATPLVRNEEEDNTRKIIHFFKLATSTHTHQTQSTGIASGQVKASTHHCTSQNTFQPTGIQSGRMRSSLYNCTQLTGTTHGNSVHVKPCSQKKKRPLRTEVGDSGLHSPPPKRASSSSLPPPAFTAEDLDLFNSY; translated from the exons ATGGTCGATTCCGATTCTGGAATGGTCTATGTTCGCGAGAGAGGACAACTTCGTCGAGTCAATGACATTGTGCTGGCGGAGACGAAGTCATCAGCCAGGAAAACCATAATAAGATCTCTTGCTTTGAAAAAGGAGCACTTTATCTTCACCTATAACAAAGAAGGCAGTCTGAGATACTCGGCTAAATCACTCTATGACATCTCTCTGCTCTTTGTAGCGTATAACGTCCATCACGTTGACTCATTAATTGGATTTCCTGAACAAGTAGGGGAAAGAGTCTTCGCTACCGCGGAAGAAAAGATGATATTCTCCAACCCTGACACAGCTTCTAGGGCTCTGAGGTTGTTCAGTGATGCGTACGGGGAGGTAGTGCTTAGGTCACTTTGTTTACGACATAG atttccCTTACTGACCGAAAGACTTGAGGAGATAAAAACGTTCCACAGTCTGAAGTGCCTGGATCTCTTTGGTTGCAGATTGGGGGACAGCCATGACGTCTTCCAACATCTCACGTCAGATACGTTGTCGAG AAGCCTTCTCCAGTTGTCCCTGGGTGGTAACAACCTGTCAGACCAGGGTCTTCAGAGACTGACTGCCCCTGTCAGAATGATGAAAAGGGGACTAAGACACCTGCAGCTGCTTGACCTCTCAG ATAATCCTATAACTGAGAAGGCAGTTGGATATCTCACATGCCTCCCCAAGCTAAAAGGACTTGATATAACAGGAACTCACATAAAG ATGGGCCCGTCACTAAAGACGCTCCTGAGGAACATGTTGGGTTTGGTCCTGTCTACAGAACCACTGGAAGCCTTTGACCACTCCTGCTGTAAAACAGAAGGCTGGGCAGAACAG GTAGTCAACCAGTGGGAGTTGAGTGCAACTAAACTGCCCTCTGTGAAGAAGATCCAAGAGTCAAGGACGTCAGCATTTCGCTTTT TTGGCCGACAGAAGTTTGTCAGAGATATCCTGAGCGCAACACCTCTGGTTAGAAATGAAGAGGAAGACAACACGAGGAAGATAAtccatttttttaaactggcaacaagcacacacacacatcagacccAAAGCACAGGGATCGCAAGTGGTCAAGTAAAAGCATCCACACACCATTGCACTTCACAGAACACATTTCAACCCACAGGGATTCAAAGTGGACGCATGAGGTCCTCTTTATACAACTGTACTCAACTTACAGGGACCACACATGGTAATTCTGTTCATGTAAAACCCTGCtcacagaaaaagaaaaggccTCTTAGAACAGAGGTTGGGGACAGTGGTCTTCACAGTCCGCCTCCTAAAcgtgcatcatcatcatcattaccaCCACCAGCTTTCACAGCAGAGGACTTAGATCTGTTCAACAGTTACTGA
- the lrrc42 gene encoding leucine-rich repeat-containing protein 42 isoform X3, giving the protein MVDSDSGMVYVRERGQLRRVNDIVLAETKSSARKTIIRSLALKKEHFIFTYNKEGSLRYSAKSLYDISLLFVAYNVHHVDSLIGFPEQVGERVFATAEEKMIFSNPDTASRALRLFSDAYGEVVLRSLCLRHRFPLLTERLEEIKTFHSLKCLDLFGCRLGDSHDVFQHLTSDTLSRSLLQLSLGGNNLSDQGLQRLTAPVRMMKRGLRHLQLLDLSDNPITEKAVGYLTCLPKLKGLDITGTHIKMGPSLKTLLRNMLGLVLSTEPLEAFDHSCCKTEGWAEQVVNQWELSATKLPSVKKIQESRTSAFRF; this is encoded by the exons ATGGTCGATTCCGATTCTGGAATGGTCTATGTTCGCGAGAGAGGACAACTTCGTCGAGTCAATGACATTGTGCTGGCGGAGACGAAGTCATCAGCCAGGAAAACCATAATAAGATCTCTTGCTTTGAAAAAGGAGCACTTTATCTTCACCTATAACAAAGAAGGCAGTCTGAGATACTCGGCTAAATCACTCTATGACATCTCTCTGCTCTTTGTAGCGTATAACGTCCATCACGTTGACTCATTAATTGGATTTCCTGAACAAGTAGGGGAAAGAGTCTTCGCTACCGCGGAAGAAAAGATGATATTCTCCAACCCTGACACAGCTTCTAGGGCTCTGAGGTTGTTCAGTGATGCGTACGGGGAGGTAGTGCTTAGGTCACTTTGTTTACGACATAG atttccCTTACTGACCGAAAGACTTGAGGAGATAAAAACGTTCCACAGTCTGAAGTGCCTGGATCTCTTTGGTTGCAGATTGGGGGACAGCCATGACGTCTTCCAACATCTCACGTCAGATACGTTGTCGAG AAGCCTTCTCCAGTTGTCCCTGGGTGGTAACAACCTGTCAGACCAGGGTCTTCAGAGACTGACTGCCCCTGTCAGAATGATGAAAAGGGGACTAAGACACCTGCAGCTGCTTGACCTCTCAG ATAATCCTATAACTGAGAAGGCAGTTGGATATCTCACATGCCTCCCCAAGCTAAAAGGACTTGATATAACAGGAACTCACATAAAG ATGGGCCCGTCACTAAAGACGCTCCTGAGGAACATGTTGGGTTTGGTCCTGTCTACAGAACCACTGGAAGCCTTTGACCACTCCTGCTGTAAAACAGAAGGCTGGGCAGAACAG GTAGTCAACCAGTGGGAGTTGAGTGCAACTAAACTGCCCTCTGTGAAGAAGATCCAAGAGTCAAGGACGTCAGCATTTCGCTTTT AA
- the lrrc42 gene encoding leucine-rich repeat-containing protein 42 isoform X2, with protein MVDSDSGMVYVRERGQLRRVNDIVLAETKSSARKTIIRSLALKKEHFIFTYNKEGSLRYSAKSLYDISLLFVAYNVHHVDSLIGFPEQVGERVFATAEEKMIFSNPDTASRALRLFSDAYGEVVLRSLCLRHRFPLLTERLEEIKTFHSLKCLDLFGCRLGDSHDVFQHLTSDTLSSLLQLSLGGNNLSDQGLQRLTAPVRMMKRGLRHLQLLDLSDNPITEKAVGYLTCLPKLKGLDITGTHIKMGPSLKTLLRNMLGLVLSTEPLEAFDHSCCKTEGWAEQVVNQWELSATKLPSVKKIQESRTSAFRFFGRQKFVRDILSATPLVRNEEEDNTRKIIHFFKLATSTHTHQTQSTGIASGQVKASTHHCTSQNTFQPTGIQSGRMRSSLYNCTQLTGTTHGNSVHVKPCSQKKKRPLRTEVGDSGLHSPPPKRASSSSLPPPAFTAEDLDLFNSY; from the exons ATGGTCGATTCCGATTCTGGAATGGTCTATGTTCGCGAGAGAGGACAACTTCGTCGAGTCAATGACATTGTGCTGGCGGAGACGAAGTCATCAGCCAGGAAAACCATAATAAGATCTCTTGCTTTGAAAAAGGAGCACTTTATCTTCACCTATAACAAAGAAGGCAGTCTGAGATACTCGGCTAAATCACTCTATGACATCTCTCTGCTCTTTGTAGCGTATAACGTCCATCACGTTGACTCATTAATTGGATTTCCTGAACAAGTAGGGGAAAGAGTCTTCGCTACCGCGGAAGAAAAGATGATATTCTCCAACCCTGACACAGCTTCTAGGGCTCTGAGGTTGTTCAGTGATGCGTACGGGGAGGTAGTGCTTAGGTCACTTTGTTTACGACATAG atttccCTTACTGACCGAAAGACTTGAGGAGATAAAAACGTTCCACAGTCTGAAGTGCCTGGATCTCTTTGGTTGCAGATTGGGGGACAGCCATGACGTCTTCCAACATCTCACGTCAGATACGTTGTCGAG CCTTCTCCAGTTGTCCCTGGGTGGTAACAACCTGTCAGACCAGGGTCTTCAGAGACTGACTGCCCCTGTCAGAATGATGAAAAGGGGACTAAGACACCTGCAGCTGCTTGACCTCTCAG ATAATCCTATAACTGAGAAGGCAGTTGGATATCTCACATGCCTCCCCAAGCTAAAAGGACTTGATATAACAGGAACTCACATAAAG ATGGGCCCGTCACTAAAGACGCTCCTGAGGAACATGTTGGGTTTGGTCCTGTCTACAGAACCACTGGAAGCCTTTGACCACTCCTGCTGTAAAACAGAAGGCTGGGCAGAACAG GTAGTCAACCAGTGGGAGTTGAGTGCAACTAAACTGCCCTCTGTGAAGAAGATCCAAGAGTCAAGGACGTCAGCATTTCGCTTTT TTGGCCGACAGAAGTTTGTCAGAGATATCCTGAGCGCAACACCTCTGGTTAGAAATGAAGAGGAAGACAACACGAGGAAGATAAtccatttttttaaactggcaacaagcacacacacacatcagacccAAAGCACAGGGATCGCAAGTGGTCAAGTAAAAGCATCCACACACCATTGCACTTCACAGAACACATTTCAACCCACAGGGATTCAAAGTGGACGCATGAGGTCCTCTTTATACAACTGTACTCAACTTACAGGGACCACACATGGTAATTCTGTTCATGTAAAACCCTGCtcacagaaaaagaaaaggccTCTTAGAACAGAGGTTGGGGACAGTGGTCTTCACAGTCCGCCTCCTAAAcgtgcatcatcatcatcattaccaCCACCAGCTTTCACAGCAGAGGACTTAGATCTGTTCAACAGTTACTGA